The stretch of DNA CTCAACAATTGCAGATAGGCACTGGTGCCCGTGCAGAGAAAATAAGGACATACAATTACAAGGTAAATGACCAAAATCTGGTACCCACCAGACTGATTAGTCCAACCAAAGACATTTTAAGTTCAGAGACTGGATTTTGCATAATGGACATTTACGTTTCTCTATAGGATAACAGAGTAACCGACCATCGCTTGAAGATGAATTTTGAGCTCACATCCTTCCTCTCTGGAGATATTGAGGCAGCTATTCAGGTTTGAGTTGGTGTTAATAAATCTTTAAGTGTATTTCATTCGCTTATATTACATCAGCTGTTTCTTAATGTTAGATTTTGAAATAATTTCTCAGGTGATAAAAGTTTTAATTGCTGCACCATAATTTACCGATCATCTATCCACATTTACAGTAAGAAGTTGAAAAGTCCATACAAAGTCTTTTTAAATCGATTGTGTGCATCTTTTCATATTATGTCCAATCTCTGCACCTTCATGTCTGGACATCTATATGGCAGCATAATTTCTGGGCCCTCTTTGTCCTTACTGCCTTAAGTACATTGTATTATTTGAGGAGGTGAGGAGGCTATGATCTCTAGCAAGAAGAATAAGCATCTATGATCATTTAGCATATGATCTAAAATTTCCATTGTTTCACCAAAGCTCTTAGGCAGCCGCTTCCTCTTGCACGTTTGTTTTTAATCAATATTTTGATGAGATATTGGTCCTCAAGTTGCAGAAACCAAGATGGAGATTGAGTGGATTAACCCTGTTGTACCATGCTTTATACTTTTATAATCTTGACAATCCAAGTTCAACTTGACTTCCATGCTATTGCTTGTCAGTGCCATCGACACCACTGGCTTTGGTAAAATGCTGTTTGCCGTCattttctaaaattatttttaaccaTGCAAAAAAGAACTGGTGCCTGCTGCAGCTTTATTTTCTCCATGTAAGAGGTTCCATTGCAGATCTCTGCTTGATATATCATATTGAGTTTGATTCTGGGGTTGTCACATAATCTGCTTGATATGTGGTCGTAGCAAGCCTTGGCTTTTATGACTTCAGAATGGACTTCATTTTGTATATATTTCTTTAATGAACAATGCCTAATTTATTTATAGAACACAATTTGTTTGTGGCTTTTGGTGCACTTTTTTGTTTTACTTTTTGCTTTGTGTTGCCTATTGATCTTCAAAAACAAAATACTTTTTGCAGGCATGTGCAACCTTGGAGCAAAAGGAACTGTTGGAGGAGCTGGCTCAGACTTCTGGTGCATCCAAAGCTTGATCGATCAACCGGGTATGTTTATTACAATCAAATTTTGAAGTCTGAATTAGACCTTTTGGTCTTCTCATGTGAACCTCTTATAGGAAATGATGATGATGCATTTACCGAAATATCATCTATTCATATCATTTTGTATAATGATGCATTAATCAATCCGAATACATTTATTACTTTCGTTAATCACATAATTTAATAGCGACAGATGGTACAATCTCGATTGATGATCATGGTTTCTACCCATCACTGTGAATTCATGATCAAGACCCCAATATATTTGATCCCTCCGAATTGAAGTCTCATTACATTCTTGTAAAACCTAAAACACTTTCATATGCCCTTGCAATTAGTTGAAGGTTTAATTGACATACCAAATTATGGAGGAAAAGTGTATACAGCTCGTTACGCTCTCCTCCTCATTATAAACTGTACTAGGTATGGTCATAATTAATCAAAGTAATAGTAGTACTTTGTTGACTTCGTTAAACCTACTCGTAAGACCCAACTCAAGTCATTGATTGATGGTTATGTTTAGGAGTTTTCTATATGAGGTGATGAGCAGTTGCTTACCCAATTCAAAACTACTAACATTCCTTTTGACATCTCCTTTATGATTGACTTCGATCAACGCTTAATGTTGGGCAAAGTATGCGAATTATTCGACCATGGGTTCGTATAGGGAAACTAGTGGTAGATGCCACGAGATGCGCGTGGACAGACCTTCCAAGCACCCAAGAGAAGAGGCATTTATTGGCTCTCCGGTCGACCACCGACGGGCGATGGAGTCAATCGTCTGTGATAGAAAGAAAGATTAAGAAAAGACCAGAGTAATTATAATGTGGAAACAACCAGCGTGCCGTCTCCCTTCTTCTACAAATACGTGATGCCTATCCCAGGCTTTCTCGTAAGAGGGAAAGTAAGAAGAGATCATGGCGGTGAAGGTGTAAGGGCCAGCGATATCGGCGGCTACGGCGTGCGTGCTCCTGTGCTTGGAGGAGATGGGGGCGGAGTACCAGCTGGTGTGCCCGTGGACTTGTTTCACTCGCGAGCAAAAGTCCCCTCACCACCTTGCCGGAAACGTAAGCGAAACCAAACCTCCCCCCGCGTGATTCTTGCAGCCCTTTGGCCTCGTGCCGGTCTTGGAGGACGGAGACCTTTTGCTTTTTTGGTGAGTGGCATAAGAGACAGCGGAAGATGTACTTTTAGACATATATGCCCTTGATTTGCTAATGCTTTTCGAGGAAAAATCTTGAACTCAGAATCAAGAGCTATCTCGAGGTACGTGCAGCGCAAGTACAAATCGTCAGGGCCGGACCTGCCGAGGGAGGGCAGCTTGGAGGAGTCGGCAATGGTGGACTTGTGGTTGGAAGTGGAGGCTCAGCAATATGAGAAAGGCATCTTGCCTATCTTCTTTCAGATCATGGTGGTCCCTGTCCTCTACGGCGATGTCCCGGACGAGAAGGTGGTGGCGGAGGGCGTGGAGAAGCTCGTCAAGGTGCTCGACGTATACGAGGCCCGGTTGTCCCAGTCCGAGCACTTGGccggggatttgtgtccaagcttTGCAGGTTGGTCTTTTGACAGAGATTGCAGAAAATTAATTGAAGGGACAGAGACTGTCAGGTAGCAAGATGAGCGGATTGACCTGAACTCAATCTCATTTGTGTTGCACTTGGTGATCAGATCATTCAATAAATTGATGAATTACAATATGTAGCAAGGAGATGGTACAGTCACGAATGATGATTATAGTTTCTACGCATGATGGAGAATGCATGATCAACACCACGAGAATATGAAGCGAGAATCTTCATCTGCATCTGGCGGAGATCGACGCAGAACTTAAGGGCTTCGTTCATGGCTTTCTGAGCACCGGCGAGAGCTTCTTCCATCTCCCGACGGCACAGGTAGTGCGAGTTGATCTGGAAGAGGATCCTGTCATGCCTTTCTTGGAACCTTATCGTCGTCTTCTCGGCTTGCTCGAGAGCCTCGCTGATGAGCCGTAGCTTCTCCTCCATGATCTGCCGCCTGTGCCATTTCTTCATTTCCAGCAAGGTGAACAGACCCAAGGAGGAGAGGCCTAAAAGGAAGGAAAGAGTTTGAGCCCACCGCATGGAGTAGTACTGTGGCAGGAAATTAGCAGATGCAATAAGGTAAGCATGCGGGAGTTGTTCCTTCCTTGCTTTGTGGTGAAGATATCTACCAAAGACGAAAAATGAAGCAGCAAACACGGCACGGACAACAGGAACAAGTATCCTTTTCTTCCCCGTAGGGTTAGGAAGGAGAAGTTGCCGATCCTTTACACATATATAGCCggtggaagaaaaaaaaatgcgCATCCGGGGAATCGAACCCCGGTCAGTACCGTGGGAGGGTACTATGATACCACTACACCAGATGCGCTTGTGTGCAAGTTGGATCTAGAAaactatataattttaatatgttcCTAAAGTAACTTCTTTGCATTCATTTCATCATGCCACCAAATTACTATGCGCTGTTCAGTGTCTTGGACTATTCAAATCTGTATTTCGAAGATTTGGAATAAGAGGCCAAATTAACTGAAGCAGTATCGCATGCACTTGTCCGTTGCCGGTTGCGTAGTCCACTGTTGTACAAGTAAGCATAACTGGCACTTGCAAAATGGATCTTCGACTGCCGTatttttattgtcatttatatggcATAGCCACTGTCAATTACATACATTTAATCTAAGCAAATTTAAGAAGACCTCTGGCAATGGCGCCATCACCACCCTTCGGCAAGAAGCCTCCAGGCGTACCCTCATCGCCGGTGCCATAAACGATCCGAAGGATCTCCGCCGGTGTCCTCTTGTAAGCGACCGAGTTGGCGTTGGCCGATAGTACGTTGCTGTTGGTCTTGTTCTCGGCTCCCCAGCCGACGGGGACGAGAAGGCCTTCGTCTTTGACACCACAAGAAGCCAGCTTGTTCCTTAGCTCTGACACCTTCGTGGTGAACTCTGCCACTGTTAGGTTCTTGTAAGGTTGGACGACCTCATTCGCTCGCTCGTACAGTAGGGTTCTTATAACTGCATCTTGCCCAGACTCAACTGCCAACAGTCCCGCAAGAAGCTGCACCAAGTAGACAGTACATCGGATACGGTTAGTTTTCTGCATCCGCTGTGTAGCTACACATACAAGAGACGGAGATTAGTTGAAGGGGTATTTTACTCTCTTGGAGAGATAACCGTTGATGTTGGGGTTGGCGCCCACGTAGCCAACGAGCCCAACGTAGGGGATTACGTACGAGGCCAACAGGTAGTTGACGCTGTTGAGGTAGGGGTCGAAGGGAGGGTCGAGATGGAATCCAAAAGCGTCATCAAATATCTTGGCGAAGTGCTTGCCGCTGAGATCGATCACTGGCCTGGGGAAGCCACCCACTAACGATTTGATGGCCCtgagaagcgagaacagaatcatCGTAATGAAACACAGCAAGTACGACATATATGTATCATGCGTTACCTACCTGAGATGACCGACTTCCTGATATCCAAACTCAGCCATGATGGCGCTGGTAACGTTATCGAGATTAGCCTTGGTGACGCCGATGGGCGGAGGTCCGCCCATGACGAGCTCAGGAGCGACGGCGTCGAGGCCGTAGCCGAGCGCGCCGTACAAGAACCAGTCGGCCTCCATGTGTTCCAGGTTAAGCGCGAACTGCAGCAGGTCGATGTCGGTAGGGAAGATGGGGATGTTGATCAGCGGCGTCGGCACGGAGCATTTGGAAGCGGCATGTGAGAGGCCGACCAGCCCAAAAGAGATGAGGAatagaaaggagagagagagcacaGACGCGGATGCTGACATGGCGGGTGTCACGGTAGTGCTGTGTGCTGGCTGCTGCTGAGGGACCGTGGGTTGTTTGCTCCTCCATTTATAGAGCGCTAATGGAGGATTGGCGTTACGTCGATTGATCGGACGCAATGGTCATTCCCTATTACGACACACAGTGTGAAGGGAATATATAGATTTTTGCTTAGGAAAGAAATTGTTTGGACATATTACGATCTTCATAGGAGGAGGAGATGTGGCAAGTTACTGCTTATAACCCCAAATTATCTCGTTCATACATCATTCTGGATAACACTCATATCTTCGGTATAATTTTAGACAACATAAGGAATGAATACTTAGATAATAAGATTGGTTCTTTCTCCATCATCACATAATAAGGAAGTGGTGGTCGGTGGTCTTCTTCTCTCTCTAGGAATGAATCACTCGTCTTCACCTTATGCATGCGTCAGGAACAGGAATGGGATATTGTGTCGCCTCCTGTCCATTATTTATCATTACCTACAAAACTTTTCCATTTTAAAGCACACCTCGACGATGGCAGAAAAATGATTTAGGATAGAATAAACAATGGTGGTTTATGGATGATGGATTGAATTCTAAGAGCGATACATGGAGACTCGGATCTTCATTCTGATTAGCTTTTATGTCAATGTCATGTCCGCTGATATCTTACGATGTTTGCTTTTCTTATAAGGAAACAAAGAACATCTTTGCCTCTAAATGCTCCGATTGCATCACCATCATAAAATTTCCTTACCATCTATCTCTAGAAAGCataaatagaaaaacaaaaaagtgaaatagtacactatcagtgcacATTTAAAACGAGAtaaaaatgaatgaaaaaaattattaaatccaTCAATCGGTAAATATATAGTCATCAAAATCGAACaataaaatgatttgatgaaattcATATTCATTGAGTCAATTGGTCGGACCTTATGTTTTGGCTCTATATTTTTTAATGACCTCCTCTTCATCACCTTTCATCAAGATTAAACCCTATGTGCAAGAAAGTTAAGATTATTTAAGTGAAGGAAAGGAATAGAATATTTTTGTTTGGATTTGATATTGTCACGAAACGTGTTAGtctattttaacatttttatttatttaatctcATAACACGTATCATTCATAATGAACTAATATTCTATGTGAAAGAAAATTATTCGAGTGCGTCAAAGGAAGAGATTATatgagaccagatatcatgtaatTTATTCGGGTGATATAATTGGATTTAACCCGCAATACAAGTGGGTTCAGTCAGACCATATCAGACTACATACATCATCATCTCACACTATGTTGAGATGATTATATACTGAAATCAGGTCATGTGAGACTACATCTTTCATGATAACTCCATTGAACTTGTCTTCATCTACTGCTTTACTCTCCAAAGATCATTCATCACTGTAGAATGAAGCAGCGATAACAGAGCAATACAAAGAGCCAATTAGTTCTTTTGGTGCCACCCAACTAGAGAGTTTAAAAGGACTTGTTGCCATTTATGGCTTAACATATCAGTAAGTA from Musa acuminata AAA Group cultivar baxijiao chromosome BXJ2-11, Cavendish_Baxijiao_AAA, whole genome shotgun sequence encodes:
- the LOC135627402 gene encoding ferritin-like catalase Nec2, translating into MSASASVLSLSFLFLISFGLVGLSHAASKCSVPTPLINIPIFPTDIDLLQFALNLEHMEADWFLYGALGYGLDAVAPELVMGGPPPIGVTKANLDNVTSAIMAEFGYQEVGHLRAIKSLVGGFPRPVIDLSGKHFAKIFDDAFGFHLDPPFDPYLNSVNYLLASYVIPYVGLVGYVGANPNINGYLSKRLLAGLLAVESGQDAVIRTLLYERANEVVQPYKNLTVAEFTTKVSELRNKLASCGVKDEGLLVPVGWGAENKTNSNVLSANANSVAYKRTPAEILRIVYGTGDEGTPGGFLPKGGDGAIARGLLKFA